The following are encoded in a window of Bacillus sp. SORGH_AS_0510 genomic DNA:
- a CDS encoding DUF2075 domain-containing protein has product MIIYNETSSNFLNHIYENKIGYVLKENVLAKMNKVVSFSELRSWENSLPQMAKVLRDADLKEDTHVLLEYKLPSSEKRIDFLVAGQDEQGTKNAVIIELKQWQKAKVSEGDGIVRTFLGGSERETVHPAYQASSYKRYLQNFNESLYKDSTSIQLHSCAYLHNYIMASIEEPLLDNRYSRYLQESPVYFQFDDRDLAKKIRRLVSKGNGREIAESIENGKIRPSKKLVETVGSLIEGNEEFVLLDEQKVAYEKVVSKFNQFKAQTDQKHVIIIKGGPGTGKSVIGLNLMSYMLKSKAYVEYITPNQAFREVLRKKLIGSSGHVEVRDLFKGSASYVHTPENYFDVLICDEAHRLKEQGHMKKKIEGENQVTQIIRSSRLSVFFIDDLQKISKKDIGSVEEVEKEAARFGAAIHTVELESQYRCSGSGNYISWLDSLLNNDQEPFKLEGDFDFKLVSSPQELKEEIIEKRGGRLLAGYAWDWTKNLVDGKLVDDVVIDEHNFALPWNDPNRIDWAIHPECANQIGCIHTVQGLEMDYVGVIIGKDLGYDEETKKIIIRRDEFKDKGAKPAKPKKGQVDPLVELVRNTYKTLMTRGMKGCYVYCCDKGLEGYIRLHSVN; this is encoded by the coding sequence ATGATTATTTATAATGAGACCTCTTCGAACTTTTTAAACCATATTTATGAAAATAAAATTGGCTACGTTCTTAAGGAAAACGTTCTGGCCAAAATGAATAAAGTAGTTTCATTTAGTGAATTGAGGTCATGGGAAAATTCCCTTCCCCAAATGGCTAAGGTCCTAAGGGATGCAGACTTAAAAGAAGATACACATGTTCTATTGGAGTATAAATTGCCTTCATCTGAAAAAAGAATAGATTTTCTAGTCGCAGGACAGGACGAACAGGGGACAAAAAATGCAGTAATTATTGAGTTAAAGCAATGGCAGAAAGCAAAAGTGTCTGAAGGAGATGGGATTGTTCGGACTTTTTTAGGTGGAAGCGAACGGGAAACTGTTCACCCTGCGTATCAGGCATCTTCATATAAAAGGTATTTACAGAATTTTAACGAGTCCCTATACAAGGACTCAACATCTATTCAGCTTCACTCATGTGCTTATTTACATAATTATATTATGGCTAGTATAGAGGAGCCACTTTTGGATAATCGCTACAGCAGATATTTACAGGAATCTCCTGTTTATTTTCAATTTGATGATCGGGACTTGGCAAAGAAAATCAGAAGGTTGGTTTCAAAAGGGAATGGAAGGGAAATTGCAGAAAGCATTGAAAATGGAAAAATTAGACCATCAAAAAAGTTGGTGGAAACAGTTGGTTCATTAATAGAAGGTAATGAAGAGTTTGTTTTACTTGATGAGCAAAAGGTTGCCTATGAAAAAGTAGTTAGTAAATTTAATCAATTCAAAGCACAGACTGACCAAAAGCATGTGATTATTATAAAAGGCGGCCCTGGCACAGGGAAATCTGTCATTGGATTAAATTTAATGAGTTATATGCTAAAATCGAAAGCTTATGTGGAGTATATCACACCGAATCAGGCATTTAGGGAAGTGCTTCGTAAAAAGTTAATCGGGTCTTCAGGCCATGTGGAGGTTCGGGATCTTTTTAAAGGTTCTGCTTCTTACGTACATACACCTGAAAATTATTTTGATGTCCTCATTTGTGACGAAGCCCATCGACTAAAAGAACAAGGACATATGAAAAAGAAGATTGAAGGAGAAAATCAAGTAACACAAATCATTAGATCTTCACGTTTAAGTGTGTTCTTTATAGATGATCTTCAAAAAATCTCGAAAAAAGATATTGGAAGCGTAGAAGAGGTAGAAAAAGAAGCAGCTAGGTTTGGAGCAGCTATACATACAGTTGAACTTGAGTCACAATACCGTTGCTCAGGATCAGGAAATTATATATCCTGGCTCGATAGTCTTCTTAATAATGACCAAGAACCATTTAAGCTAGAAGGAGATTTTGATTTTAAACTAGTTTCCAGTCCTCAAGAATTAAAGGAGGAAATAATTGAAAAGCGTGGTGGCAGATTGTTGGCAGGTTACGCCTGGGATTGGACTAAAAATCTTGTGGATGGAAAGCTTGTTGATGATGTTGTGATCGACGAGCATAACTTTGCACTGCCATGGAATGATCCCAATAGAATTGACTGGGCTATTCACCCAGAATGTGCCAACCAAATCGGATGTATTCACACAGTTCAAGGTTTAGAAATGGATTATGTTGGTGTGATCATTGGTAAAGACCTGGGATATGACGAAGAAACTAAAAAAATAATCATAAGAAGAGACGAATTTAAGGACAAGGGAGCAAAACCAGCAAAGCCGAAAAAAGGGCAGGTGGACCCACTTGTAGAACTTGTTCGGAATACGTATAAAACTTTAATGACTAGAGGAATGAAGGGTTGTTATGTTTATTGTTGTGATAAGGGGTTGGAAGGGTATATTCGATTGCATTCAGTAAATTAA
- a CDS encoding nucleotide pyrophosphohydrolase, protein MNEIQQKVLAFRDERDWKKYHDEKDLAISISLEANELLENFQWRTSEEAIVESKQNIKEEMADILIYLVQLADKLEINLEEEVSNKLVKNAIKYPVKKSEEKV, encoded by the coding sequence ATGAATGAAATCCAACAAAAAGTTTTAGCTTTTCGTGATGAACGTGATTGGAAAAAGTATCATGATGAAAAAGATTTGGCCATTTCCATTTCACTTGAGGCAAATGAATTGCTTGAAAATTTTCAATGGCGCACAAGTGAAGAAGCAATCGTGGAATCCAAACAAAACATAAAAGAAGAAATGGCAGATATTTTAATATATCTTGTGCAACTTGCTGACAAGTTGGAGATTAATCTAGAAGAGGAAGTATCAAACAAACTAGTAAAAAACGCGATTAAATATCCAGTCAAAAAAAGTGAGGAAAAAGTTTAA
- a CDS encoding EVE domain-containing protein — MISEQSQTRKHQNTWIFQGNPDDFKIDQYISENNEIWWSLNQQHFLDQISEGDLVYIWRSDGKKRGTGGIIATGIVNGEPSLNISPSKYWLKKPDENEKFHIPIIVENHLINENYIRRTALKEHPKLNDLLILRMANNTNYLVNDEHANLLYKLWEKYIKLHTKQIRRDELKDTVRNDLEADKAQFDFYYKDGEAKSYYGNRYERKAKNRLRAIEIHGTTCAVCRFNFEDVYGELGKDFIEIHHKHPLSTLETATEIDPRTDLVPVCSNCHRMLHRDRDNVLSVEELRDMIKRKVFI, encoded by the coding sequence ATGATATCAGAACAATCACAGACTAGGAAACATCAAAATACATGGATTTTCCAAGGAAATCCTGATGATTTTAAAATAGATCAATATATTAGTGAAAACAATGAAATTTGGTGGTCACTGAATCAACAGCATTTTCTTGACCAAATTTCAGAAGGGGATCTTGTTTATATTTGGCGCTCTGATGGCAAGAAAAGAGGTACAGGCGGAATTATTGCAACAGGGATCGTAAATGGAGAGCCAAGCTTAAATATTTCTCCAAGTAAATACTGGCTAAAAAAGCCAGATGAAAATGAAAAATTTCATATTCCTATTATAGTCGAAAACCATCTAATTAATGAGAATTACATACGAAGAACGGCACTAAAGGAACATCCCAAACTCAATGACTTATTAATACTCCGGATGGCTAACAATACAAATTATTTAGTAAATGATGAACATGCAAATTTACTATATAAGCTTTGGGAGAAATATATAAAACTGCATACAAAGCAAATAAGAAGAGATGAACTAAAAGATACCGTACGAAATGATTTAGAAGCAGATAAAGCTCAATTTGACTTCTATTATAAAGATGGTGAAGCGAAAAGTTATTACGGAAACCGTTATGAAAGGAAAGCAAAGAACCGATTAAGAGCAATAGAGATTCACGGAACTACATGTGCAGTATGTAGATTTAATTTTGAAGACGTGTATGGTGAACTTGGTAAGGATTTTATTGAAATCCATCATAAGCATCCATTAAGTACTCTTGAAACAGCAACTGAAATTGATCCAAGAACAGATTTAGTGCCGGTTTGTTCAAATTGTCATCGGATGTTACATCGAGATAGGGACAATGTGTTAAGTGTGGAGGAACTTAGGGATATGATAAAAAGGAAGGTATTCATCTAA